One genomic region from Cardinium endosymbiont of Dermatophagoides farinae encodes:
- a CDS encoding LptF/LptG family permease, with protein sequence MEKPYPENHHGKNLTKMKLLDRYISKKFFATFFVVLAVFILLVIIIHAVENVSHFKKHQLSFYQVFKYYCVLVPYLVNLLVPIIVFCTTIWVTTRLAKRSEIIALLSGGISLHRIITPYIMIALLLTGANFYLTGWVLADANKERVAFETKYLDMGFFVRSDYVQLKAGPDQYLHIAKYYGYNNTGYDVSLDTFKNNALVERLHAERIQWHPTGQTWILRSWQKRTLFPKHEVLTTGDSLTISLEVNPEDFEINPNLKDGLTLPELKLHIQKLIYKGSESVRFFIAEQHIRYMTPFAIIILIVLGFLVALHKPRGSIGRRITLGSILACFYIVLFLSAKIVVEAQSEHPLLDIWLPNIIFSILCMTFYRLVPK encoded by the coding sequence ATGGAAAAACCATATCCTGAAAACCATCATGGAAAAAATCTAACCAAAATGAAGCTACTAGATCGATACATTTCCAAAAAGTTTTTTGCTACTTTTTTTGTTGTACTTGCCGTTTTTATCTTATTGGTTATCATTATCCACGCAGTGGAAAATGTAAGCCATTTTAAAAAACATCAGCTCTCTTTTTATCAAGTATTTAAGTATTACTGTGTGCTGGTGCCCTACCTGGTCAACCTTTTAGTGCCTATTATCGTCTTTTGTACGACTATCTGGGTGACCACTAGGCTAGCAAAACGATCAGAGATTATTGCCTTATTAAGCGGTGGCATTAGTTTGCATCGCATCATCACACCTTATATAATGATTGCATTGCTACTGACCGGCGCCAATTTTTACCTAACAGGTTGGGTATTGGCTGATGCCAATAAGGAACGCGTTGCGTTTGAAACCAAATATCTAGATATGGGCTTTTTTGTTCGATCAGATTATGTGCAACTTAAGGCAGGGCCTGATCAATACCTCCATATCGCTAAATATTATGGTTACAACAATACCGGATATGATGTCAGCTTGGACACCTTTAAAAATAATGCCCTAGTAGAGCGACTGCATGCTGAAAGGATTCAATGGCATCCAACGGGCCAAACATGGATCCTGCGATCTTGGCAGAAGCGGACACTTTTTCCAAAGCATGAAGTGCTTACCACAGGAGATTCTTTAACCATTTCCTTAGAAGTAAATCCAGAAGATTTTGAGATTAATCCCAATCTAAAAGATGGATTGACCTTACCTGAATTGAAATTGCATATTCAAAAATTGATCTATAAGGGCAGTGAAAGTGTCCGTTTTTTTATAGCAGAGCAGCATATTCGCTATATGACCCCCTTTGCCATTATCATTCTTATTGTATTGGGTTTCTTAGTCGCCTTACATAAGCCTAGAGGTAGTATAGGCAGGCGGATTACTTTAGGTAGTATACTCGCTTGCTTTTATATCGTTCTCTTTTTATCTGCCAAAATTGTAGTGGAGGCCCAAAGCGAACATCCACTACTCGACATATGGTTGCCTAATATTATTTTTTCCATCCTATGTATGACTTTCTATCGACTTGTACCCAAATAA